AGCCGCTTCCGTCAGCCATGATTTGCAGGACAGTGCGGTGCCCCGGGGGCTGCGCACGGTGCGCGGGCCCGGGAGGGCCGGGCTGAGGCCAGTATCCATCGATAACTCCATCACGAATGGGGCGTGTTGCCCACGTGGAAAGTGCCAACGAAGCGGTAGTTGGCAGCGGGATGTGCGAGACGTACGAAGCTGGCCACCCGGCCACGCGACCAGGTTCGCCGGCTCAAGGTGAGCAGCGGATCGCCGGAAACGATCTGCAACAACTTGGCGGTGCCCTTGTTGGCCAGTTCGGCTTCGATGGTGTGTTCGGTCCGCTCAAGCGGTGCGGTGCGGGTCAGGTACTCGTGCGGAGTCTCGAGTGTGAAATCGACCTCCAGATACTGCGGCGCACTGGCGGGATTGACGAAGCGGTCTTCGAGCTGGAGAGGCTTGCCATCGGCCAGATGAAGCAACCGCGAATGAAACAGCTCGCTGCCCGCCGGCAGGGAAAACTCCCGTGCCAAGGGCGCACGCGCCTCGATCGATTCGCGCACCAGAACGCTGACCACGTGGAGCTGCCCGCGTGCGCGGATCTCGTCGCGGATCGAGCGGACCTCGAACATCGGCGACTCGACTTTCGGCACGGCGACAAAGGTCCCCACGCCCTGCACCCGGAGGACCACGTCGGAGTCGCTGAGTTCGCGGATCGCACGGTTCACGGTCATGCGTGAAACGCCGAACTGGAGCACCAGATCGTTCTCGCTTGGGATCCGACTGTGCGGCGGCCAGACGCCACTGGTGATCTGGCCGAGGATGTACTGCTTCAGCTTTGCGTATTCGGGCTGTGGCTTTTCCATGAACTCAGCATGGCATGTCTATACATCTTGTGGAAGACACGCCGAAGCCATTCGCAGGGGTCTGGAGATTCCATAGAGAAATCCAGTTGACACTCGATCTTTGGACGTGGTACTTGGTGGTATAGACAACCGAAGGATCGCCGTATTCCGATGCGTCATCTCCCGCTACTGCTGCGTTGCCTGATCGTCCTGGCGTTCTGCCTCGACGGCACCGCAATGG
This genomic interval from Lysobacter ciconiae contains the following:
- the hutC gene encoding histidine utilization repressor, encoding MEKPQPEYAKLKQYILGQITSGVWPPHSRIPSENDLVLQFGVSRMTVNRAIRELSDSDVVLRVQGVGTFVAVPKVESPMFEVRSIRDEIRARGQLHVVSVLVRESIEARAPLAREFSLPAGSELFHSRLLHLADGKPLQLEDRFVNPASAPQYLEVDFTLETPHEYLTRTAPLERTEHTIEAELANKGTAKLLQIVSGDPLLTLSRRTWSRGRVASFVRLAHPAANYRFVGTFHVGNTPHS